CCGTTTCTGGTGGCCGGCGCTCATGATGTTCGGTCCGCCGGACGACGCGTCGCCCAACACGGCGCAGTCCATGGCCTGGGGCATCAAGACCCACACCAATGACGAGCTCCGCCAGAAGTTCGTGGACATGTCCGTCCCGCAGGCCGAGGCGCTCGGCGTGACGTTCCCGGACCCGGAGCTGCGCTGGAACGAGGAACGCGGCCACTACGACTTCGGCCAGCCCGACTGGGACGAGTTCTGGTCCGTGGTCAAGGGCGACGGGCCGTGTAACGCCCAGCGCCTGGCCCACCGCAAGCGGGCCTGGGACGACGGCGCCTGGGTGCGGGAGGCCGCCCTGGCGTTCGCCGCCAAGGAAGCCGACGGAGCCCTTGAAGCCGACGGAACCGAGGAGACCCAGCGATGACCGAGCAGATCCGCGCCGAATGGCCGCTCTACGAGGTGTTCATCCGCGGCAAGCGCGGCCTGAACCACGTCCACGTCGGCTCCGTGCACGCCCCGGACGGTCAGATGGCCCTGCGCCACGCGCGGGACGTCTACACCCGCCGCAACGAAGGGGTGAGCATCTGGGTGGTGCCCTCCGCGGACATCATCGCGTCCAGCCCGGAGGAGAAGGACCCGCTCTTCGCCCCGAGCGGTGACAAGGCCTACCGGCATCCCACCTTCTACGACATCCCGGACAACGTCCCCCACATGTGAGGGGAGGAGGACAGCTCATGAGTGAAGCGCACATCCAGCCCGAAGGCGAACATGACAACGCCTACGCCGGTCTCCTGGTCAACGACGCCCACTGGGCGTTCGGGACCGACTTCGAGGACCCCCTCGCAGGCGTCGACACCACGGTGCCGGAAGGCGTGGACCCCGCGGAACTCGCGGCGTACTGCCTCATGCTCGGCGACGACGCCCTCGTCTTCTCCCAGCGGCTCTCCGAGTGGTGCAGCAACGCCCCGGACCTGGAGGAGGACATCGCCCTGGCCAACATCGCGCTGGATCTCCTCGGCCAGTCCCGGCTGCTGCTGGCCCGGGCTGCCGCCGCGGACCCGGCCATGGTGCCGGCGCTGCCCGAGGGTTCGCCGGTGCCGGACGAGGACCGGCTGGCGTACTTCCGCGATGACCAGCAGTTCCGCAACGTCCGGCTCGCGGAGCTTCCCACGGGCGACTTCGCGGAGATCATCGTCCGCGTGCTGCTCTTCGCCACCTGGCGTCTGGCCCTCTTCGAGCGCCTGAGCCGCAGCCGCGACGCCGTGCTGGCCGCGGTCGCCGCCAAGGGTGTCAAGGAACTCAGCTACCACCGGGACTACGTGGGCCGCTGGTTCGTGGTCCTCGCCCAGGGCACGGACGAGTCCCGGAGCCGGCTGCTCGCCGCGCTCCAGGGCCTCTGGCCGTTCACCGGCGAACTGTTCACCTCGCACGCCGTGGAGCGGTCGCTCGCCGCGGCCGGAGCCGGCGTCGACCCCTCCGAGGTCAAGGCCGAGGTGATGGGGGTCCTGGAGCACGTCTTCGACGCGGCCCGGGTGCAGGTCCCGCAAGGCGGTTCGCTGGCCGGGGTTCAGGGCCGTCTCGGCCGCGACGGGATGCACACCGAGGCGCTCAGCAGGATGCTCGCCGAGATGCAGGTGGTGGCACGCGCCCACCCGGAGGGACGCTGGTGATCGCCGTGGACACCCTCGAACGGGCCTGGGCCGCGGCCGCCCGCGTGGTGGACCCCGAGCTGCCCATGCTCACGCTGATCGACCTGGGCGTGCTGCGGGACATCGCGGTGGACGACGACGGCGCCGTGGTCGCCGCGATCACCCCCACCTACTCGGGGTGCCCGGCCATGGCCGCCATGCGGGACGATCTGCTGCGCGAGTTCCAGGACGCCGGCTTGGAGGACGCCCGGGTGCGGGTGGCCCTCGAACCGGCGTGGACCACGGACTGGATCACCCCCGAGGGCCGGGCGGCGCTGGCCGCCGCCGGGATCTCGCCCCCGGGGACCGCGCCGCGCCGCAGCGGACCCGTGACCATCAGCCTCCTGCCCACCCGCCGCGCGGTGCACTGCCCGCAGTGCGGGAGCGCCGACGTCGAACTCAGCTCCGAATTCGGCTCCACGGCCTGCAAGGCCATGTACCGCTGCCGGGCCTGCCTGGAGCCCTTCGACCACGTGAAGGAGATCTGACATGACGCTCATCGCCGACCCGGACACCGGGAGCCGCACCGCCTTCCACCCGCTCACGGTCTCCTCCGTCGAAGCGCTCACGGACGATTCCGCCGCCGTCACCTTCTCCGTGCCGGAGGAGCTGCGGGAGCTGTTCGCCTTCGACGCCGGCCAGTCCCTGACACTCCGCCGGGTGATCGACGGAGTGGAGCACCGCCGGACCTACTCGATCTGCTCACCGGCCGGCGCCGCGCCTCGGATCGGTGTGCGGGAGATCCCGGACGGGCTGTTCTCCTCGTGGCTCGTGCGTCAGGTGCGTCCCGGCGACACGGTCGAAGTGCAGCCTCCGAGCGGGAGCTTCCGGGCCGATCCGCTGCTCGCCGGACGGCACCTCTGCATCGCGGCCGGGTCCGGCATCACCCCGATGCTCTCCATCGCGGCCACGATCCTGACCCACCCGGACTCCGAGGTCACCCTTCTGTATGGCAACCGGACCACCAACTCCGTGATGTTCGCCGAGGAGCTCTCCGACCTCAAGGACGCCCATCCGCGGCAGCTGGACCTCATCCACATCCTGTCCAGGGAGCCGCGGGACGTGGAGCTGTTCTCCGGCCGGCTCGACGCCGACCGCCTCCGCAGGCTCCTCGGCGTGCTGGTGCCCGTGCAGGACATGGACCACGTGTGGCTGTGCGGGCCGTTCGCCATGCTCACCGAGGCCCGCGAGGTGCTCGAAGAGCTCGGGGTGCCCCGGGAGCGGATCCACTTCGAACTGTTCTACGTAGACGAGCCGCCGCCCCAGCTCCGGCACGCCGACCGCGTGGCCGAGGGCGTCACGAGCGAGGTGACCGTGGTCCTTGACGGCCGCACCACCACGACCGCGATGCAACGCGACATGTCCGTGCTGGACTCGGCGCAGCTGGTCCGGACGGATCTGCCGTTCGCCTGCAAGGGCGGGGTCTGCGGGACCTGCCGTGCCAAGCTCTGCGGGGGAGAGGTGGACATGGTCCGCAACTACGCGCTGGAGCCGGCGGAGATCGCGGCGGGCTTCGTCCTCACCTGCCAGAGTTACCCGGTGAGCGAGGAGCTCACGGTGGACTTCGACGCCTGAACCCGCCCCAGCAAACACCCGGAACACGACAGGAGCACGATGAACGAGGTCTTCCTTCTCGACGGGGTCCGCACCCCGATCGGCCGGTACGGCGGATCGCTCGCCGGTGAGCGTCCGGACGATCTGGCCGCCCTGACGGTGCGCACCGCGGTGGAGCGCAGCGGGGTGGATCCGGAGGCGATCGACGAGGTGATCCTGGGCGCCGCGAACCAGGCCGGCGAGGACAACCGGAACGTCGCCCGCATGGCCGTCCTGCTGGCGGGACTTCCGGACAGCATCCCCGGCTTCACGGTCAACAGGCTGTGCGCCTCCGGGATGACGGCGATCACCACGGCGCGGCAGATGATCGCCGCGGGGGACGCCGACGTCGTCGTGGCCGGCGGGGTGGAGTCCATGACCCGCGCGCCGTGGGTCACCGGGAAGCCGTCCCGGGCGTGGGCGAAGCCGGGGGAGAGCTGGGACACCTCGATCGGCTGGCGCTTCACCAACCCGCGCTTCGACGCGGACACCACCCTCTCGATGCCGCAGACGGCCGAACGGGTCGCCGAGCGCTGGGGCCTCGGCCGCGAGGAGCTGGACGCGTTCGCGCTCCGCTCCCACGAACGGGCGCTCGCCGCCCAGCGGGAAGGTCTCTTCGCGCGGGAGATCGTGCCGGTGGGGGACTTCGCGCAGGACGAGGGCCCGCGCGCCGACACGACCGCGGAGAAGCTCGCCGCGCTGCGGCCCCTGCACGGCCCGGGCGGCGTGATCACGGCAGGGAACTCCAGCTCCCTGAACGACGGCGCGGCCGCCGTCGTGCTGGTCAGCGAACGGTTCGCACTCGCGCAGGGTCTGACGCCGCGCGCCCGCGTCGTGGGCGGCGCCAATGCCGGGGTCGCCCCGGACATCATGGGGATCGGCCCGGTCCCTGCCAGCCGCAAGGTCCTCGACCGTGCCGGGTGGACCGTGGACGAC
The nucleotide sequence above comes from Arthrobacter woluwensis. Encoded proteins:
- the paaB gene encoding 1,2-phenylacetyl-CoA epoxidase subunit PaaB, which encodes MTEQIRAEWPLYEVFIRGKRGLNHVHVGSVHAPDGQMALRHARDVYTRRNEGVSIWVVPSADIIASSPEEKDPLFAPSGDKAYRHPTFYDIPDNVPHM
- a CDS encoding thiolase family protein, producing the protein MNEVFLLDGVRTPIGRYGGSLAGERPDDLAALTVRTAVERSGVDPEAIDEVILGAANQAGEDNRNVARMAVLLAGLPDSIPGFTVNRLCASGMTAITTARQMIAAGDADVVVAGGVESMTRAPWVTGKPSRAWAKPGESWDTSIGWRFTNPRFDADTTLSMPQTAERVAERWGLGREELDAFALRSHERALAAQREGLFAREIVPVGDFAQDEGPRADTTAEKLAALRPLHGPGGVITAGNSSSLNDGAAAVVLVSERFALAQGLTPRARVVGGANAGVAPDIMGIGPVPASRKVLDRAGWTVDDLDAVELNEAFASQSLACIRELGLDEATVNAWGGAIALGHPLGCSGARIALTLLSRLEHDGVRRGLAAMCVGVGQGSALLLERA
- the paaC gene encoding 1,2-phenylacetyl-CoA epoxidase subunit PaaC, producing MSEAHIQPEGEHDNAYAGLLVNDAHWAFGTDFEDPLAGVDTTVPEGVDPAELAAYCLMLGDDALVFSQRLSEWCSNAPDLEEDIALANIALDLLGQSRLLLARAAAADPAMVPALPEGSPVPDEDRLAYFRDDQQFRNVRLAELPTGDFAEIIVRVLLFATWRLALFERLSRSRDAVLAAVAAKGVKELSYHRDYVGRWFVVLAQGTDESRSRLLAALQGLWPFTGELFTSHAVERSLAAAGAGVDPSEVKAEVMGVLEHVFDAARVQVPQGGSLAGVQGRLGRDGMHTEALSRMLAEMQVVARAHPEGRW
- the paaD gene encoding 1,2-phenylacetyl-CoA epoxidase subunit PaaD; translated protein: MIAVDTLERAWAAAARVVDPELPMLTLIDLGVLRDIAVDDDGAVVAAITPTYSGCPAMAAMRDDLLREFQDAGLEDARVRVALEPAWTTDWITPEGRAALAAAGISPPGTAPRRSGPVTISLLPTRRAVHCPQCGSADVELSSEFGSTACKAMYRCRACLEPFDHVKEI
- the paaE gene encoding 1,2-phenylacetyl-CoA epoxidase subunit PaaE, translating into MTLIADPDTGSRTAFHPLTVSSVEALTDDSAAVTFSVPEELRELFAFDAGQSLTLRRVIDGVEHRRTYSICSPAGAAPRIGVREIPDGLFSSWLVRQVRPGDTVEVQPPSGSFRADPLLAGRHLCIAAGSGITPMLSIAATILTHPDSEVTLLYGNRTTNSVMFAEELSDLKDAHPRQLDLIHILSREPRDVELFSGRLDADRLRRLLGVLVPVQDMDHVWLCGPFAMLTEAREVLEELGVPRERIHFELFYVDEPPPQLRHADRVAEGVTSEVTVVLDGRTTTTAMQRDMSVLDSAQLVRTDLPFACKGGVCGTCRAKLCGGEVDMVRNYALEPAEIAAGFVLTCQSYPVSEELTVDFDA